In Homo sapiens chromosome 11, GRCh38.p14 Primary Assembly, one DNA window encodes the following:
- the KDM4E gene encoding lysine-specific demethylase 4E produces the protein MKSVHSSPQNTSHTIMTFYPTMEEFADFNTYVAYMESQGAHQAGLAKVIPPKEWKARQMYDDIEDILIATPLQQVTSGQGGVFTQYHKKKKAMRVGQYRRLANSKKYQTPPHQNFADLEQRYWKSHPGNPPIYGADISGSLFEESTKQWNLGHLGTILDLLEQECGVVIEGVNTPYLYFGMWKTTFAWHTEDMDLYSINYLHFGEPKTWYVVPPEHGQHLERLARELFPDISRGCEAFLRHKVALISPTVLKENGIPFNCMTQEAGEFMVTFPYGYHAGFNHGFNCAEAINFATPRWIDYGKMASQCSCGESTVTFSMDPFVRIVQPESYELWKHRQDLAIVEHTEPRVAESQELSNWRDDIVLRRAALGLRLLPNLTAQCPTQPVSSGHCYNPKGCGTDAVPGSAFQSSAYHTQTQSLTLGMSARVLLPSTGSWGSGRGRGRGQGQGRGCSRGRGHGCCTRELGTEEPTVQPASKRRLLMGTRSRAQGHRPQLPLANDLMTNLSL, from the coding sequence ATGAAGTCTGTGCACTCCAGTCCCCAGAACACGAGTCATACCATCATGACGTTTTACCCAACCATGGAAGAATTTGCAGATTTCAACACATATGTTGCTTACATGGAGTCCCAAGGCGCACATCAAGCTGGCCTTGCCAAGGTAATTCCACCCAAGGAATGGAAAGCCAGACAGATGTATGATGATATCGAAGACATCTTAATAGCCACTCCCCTCCAGCAGGTGACCTCTGGGCAGGGAGGTGTGTTTACTCAAtaccataaaaagaagaaagccatGAGGGTGGGGCAGTATCGCCGCTTGGCAAACAGTAAAAAATATCAGACTCCGCCACACCAGAATTTTGCAGATTTGGAGCAACGATACTGGAAGAGCCACCCCGGTAATCCACCAATTTATGGTGCTGATATCAGCGGCTCCTTAtttgaagaaagcactaaacaaTGGAACCTAGGACACCTGGGAACAATTCTGGACCTGTTGGAGCAGGAATGTGGGGTTGTCATCGAGGGTGTCAACACACCCTACCTGTACTTTGGCATGTGGAAGACCACGtttgcctggcacacagaggACATGGACCTTTACAGCATCAACTACCTGCACTTTGGGGAGCCCAAAACTTGGTACGTGGTGCCCCCAGAACATGGTCAGCACCTGGAACGCCTGGCCAGGGAGCTCTTCCCAGACATTTCTCGGGGCTGTGAGGCCTTCCTGCGGCACAAAGTGGCCCTCATCTCGCCTACAGTTCTCAAGGAAAATGGGATTCCCTTCAATTGCatgactcaggaggctggggagttCATGGTGACCTTTCCCTATGGCTACCATGCTGGCTTCAATCACGGCTTCAACTGCGCAGAAGCCATTAATTTTGCCACTCCACGATGGATTGATTATGGCAAAATGGCCTCTCAGTGTAGCTGTGGGGAGTCGACAGTGACCTTTTCCATGGACCCCTTTGTGCGCATTGTGCAACCCGAGAGTTATGAGCTCTGGAAACACAGGCAAGACTTGGCCATTGTGGAACACACAGAGCCCAGGGTTGCAGAAAGCCAAGAGCTGAGCAACTGGAGAGATGATATAGTACTTAGAAGAGCTGCTCTGGGCCTGAGGCTTCTCCCAAACCTCACAGCCCAGTGTCCCACACAGCCTGTGTCCTCAGGGCACTGTTACAACCCAAAAGGCTGTGGCACTGATGCTGTGCCTGGATCCGCATTCCAAAGCTCTGCATATCATACCCAGACCCAGTCACTTACCCTGGGGATGTCAGCCAGGGTTCTTCTCCCTTCCACTGGAAGCTGGGGTTCTGGTCGTGGTCGTGGTCGTGGTCAAGGTCAAGGTCGAGGTTGCAGTCGTGGTCGTGGTCATGGTTGTTGTACTCGAGAACTGGGGACTGAGGAGCCAACTGTTCAGCCTGCATCCAAGAGGCGCCTTTTAATGGGTACAAGGAGTAGAGCTCAAGGCCACAGGCCTCAGCTCCCGCTTGCCAATGATTTGATGACAAATCTGTCCCTTTGA
- the KDM4F gene encoding probable lysine-specific demethylase 4F, translated as MKSVHSSPQNTSHTIMTFYPTMEEFADFNTYVAYMESQGAHRAGLAKVIPPKEWKARQMYDDIEDILIATPLQQVTSGQGGVFTQYHKKKKAMRVGQYRHLANSKKYQTPPHQNFADLEQRYWKSHPGNPPIYGADISGSLFEESTKQWNLGHLGTILDLLEQECGVVIEGVNTPYLYFGMWKTTFAWHTEDMDLYSINYLHFGEPKTWYVVPPEHGQRLECLARELFPGNSRGCEGFLRHKVALISPTVLKKNGIPFNRMTQEAGEFMVTFPYGYHAGFNHGFNCAEAINFATPRWIDYGKVASQCSCGEARVTFSMDAFVRILQPESYELWKHRQDLTVVDYMEPRVAESQEPSNWREDIALRRAALGLRHLRNHITSCPTRTVAPRLCYNPKGGGTDAVPGSAIQALETSAWVLPPSTGRWGPCRGCGRGRGRGRGRGRRPRELGTEETTVQSAAKRRLSVGTGSRAPGRKPQLQFADEALTDKPAPLSGGLPHFAKASGCCCAPDLQPLGPPLDPDEPMHPGPCLLSLDSTASSLPLVVPMTPPSVTVPLITLSRDTGGDWKSPVNLAKVVAMDHSYASRVPVPTKFSRISWAPDSSAGAKARQRYATEFGDIFLQCMINPLDPWPLNMVSNVK; from the coding sequence ATGAAGTCTGTGCACTCCAGTCCCCAGAACACGAGTCATACCATCATGACGTTTTACCCAACCATGGAAGAATTTGCAGATTTCAACACATATGTTGCTTACATGGAGTCCCAAGGCGCACACCGAGCTGGCCTCGCCAAGGTAATTCCACCCAAGGAATGGAAAGCCAGACAGATGTATGATGATATTGAAGACATCTTAATAGCCACTCCCCTCCAGCAGGTGACCTCTGGGCAGGGAGGTGTGTTTACTCAAtaccataaaaagaagaaagccatGAGGGTGGGGCAGTATCGCCACTTGGCAAACAGTAAAAAATATCAGACTCCGCCACACCAGAATTTTGCAGATTTGGAGCAACGATACTGGAAGAGCCACCCCGGTAATCCACCAATTTATGGTGCTGATATCAGCGGCTCCTTAtttgaagaaagcactaaacaaTGGAACCTAGGACACCTGGGAACAATTCTGGACCTGTTGGAGCAGGAATGTGGGGTTGTCATCGAGGGTGTCAACACACCCTACCTGTACTTTGGCATGTGGAAGACCACGTTTGCTTGGCACACGGAGGACATGGACCTTTACAGCATCAACTACCTGCACTTTGGGGAGCCCAAAACTTGGTACGTGGTGCCCCCAGAACATGGTCAGCGCCTGGAATGCCTGGCCAGGGAGCTCTTCCCAGGCAATTCCCGGGGCTGTGAGGGCTTCCTGCGGCACAAGGTGGCCCTCATCTCGCCTACAGTTCTCAAAAAGAATGGGATCCCCTTCAATCGCatgactcaggaggctggggagttCATGGTGACTTTTCCCTATGGCTACCATGCTGGCTTCAATCACGGCTTCAACTGCGCAGAGGCCATCAACTTTGCCACTCCACGATGGATTGATTATGGTAAAGTGGCTTCACAGTGTAGCTGTGGCGAGGCGAGAGTGACCTTTTCCATGGATGCCTTCGTGCGCATCCTGCAACCCGAGAGCTATGAGCTCTGGAAACACAGGCAAGACTTGACTGTTGTGGATTACATGGAGCCCAGGGTTGCAGAAAGCCAAGAGCCGAGCAACTGGAGGGAGGACATAGCACTTAGGAGAGCTGCTCTGGGCCTGAGGCATCTCCGGAACCACATAACCAGCTGTCCCACACGGACTGTGGCCCCAAGGCTCTGTTACAACCCAAAGGGCGGTGGTACCGATGCTGTGCCTGGATCTGCAATCCAAGCCCTGGAGACGTCAGCCTGGGTTCTTCCCCCTTCCACTGGAAGGTGGGGTCCTTGTCGTGGCTGTGGTCGTGGTCGAGGTCGTGGTCGAGGCCGTGGTCGTCGTCCTCGAGAACTGGGGACTGAGGAGACAACTGTTCAGTCTGCAGCTAAGAGGCGCCTCTCAGTGGGGACAGGGAGCAGAGCTCCAGGCCGCAAACCTCAGCTCCAGTTCGCCGATGAAGCTTTGACAGACAAACCCGCACCTTTGAGCGGTGGCCTTCCGCATTTTGCAAAGGCTTCTGGCTGCTGTTGTGCCCCTGATCTTCAACCCCTGGGGCCCCCACTGGATCCTGATGAACCCATGCACCCTGGCCCCTGCCTGCTATCCCTCGACAGCACTGCTAGTAGTCTTCCTCTTGTTGTCCCTATGACTCCTCCCAGTGTCACTGTGCCTTTGATTACATTGTCCAGGGACACTGGTGGAGACTGGAAATCCCCGGTGAATCTGGCCAAGGTTGTAGCAATGGACCATTCTTATGCCTCTAGGGTTCCGGTCCCAACTAAGTTTTCCAGGATCTCCTGGGCCCCTGACTCATCTGCTGGGGCTAAAGCCAGACAGAGATACGCCACTGAATTTGGAGATATTTTCCTCCAATGCATGATCAATCCTCTGGACCCATGGCCATTGAATATGGTGTCAAATGTCAAGTGA